ATTAACttaagtactccgtagttaAATAAGCTGTGAAACAATGTCAGATAATCGCGGTGCAATCAAACATCAGTATACCACCTCTTCTCGAAAAGAATACAACTTGCCGATTCTTGTGAAGTTAGCAAAGTCTTATTGTGAATTTGTGATTTCAACTTACATGTAGCCTTCTGGAGCAAGATTTCTCAGTTCCATATATCGTCCGCTTTCAAAGTCTCTTAAGGCTCAGGTCATGTTGCTTATGAAATGTTCCGAATTACTTGTGCTCGGTCTTCAATTCCCTGCCTACCAACAAATTATCTATATTGGAGAATATTGTCGTATTGCACGTATGAGTTATAGTCGAACTTACTGTATACTGTATAGTGGTTAGGTTAGGGGGATGTTTCAATCGAGCAGGTGTAGCCTAAACTCCTTCAAAATAAAGGGATGTACCGCTATGTCACCTAGACAGTAGTCTCAATATATTAGAGAAAAGTGTCCTTAGTTCTATGTCAGAGATGTACATAGCGACAATGGCGAACCTCCGAACAAATATCGTGCCATGTTTGGTGTTTCTGTGTGTCCTCGGATCGGTGGAGCGAGATGCAGTACAACAATTGCTGTATGATAGTCATGTGTACAGCTCTTAAACAAAGTTTATCAAGGGCAGAACAGAAATAAAAACAGTGGAGAGTGCGTAGCTAGCTTTAAGCCTTCCTTTATAACCATTGGCGCCAATTAAGAAGCTTCGTGCGGCGCCGCTCCCATCTCTCCCGCTTTTAAACAACACACCCAAACCCCAAAGGTGTGGTAGCAAAAAAGAGTGGCCTTAATTcgtttctccttcttccccttcaCTTCATGACATCCATCTGATTGATGGCAACCCTCACGTCGAGCGCCGCTACCTCGTCCCCGCGGCCGTCGTCCGCCCCCTTCTGCGGCGGCCGTTCCGGCTCCGGTTGGCCGCGCACGCAacgccgcccatcctcgtcatcgtcgtccggccagggcggcggctgcgggcggCCGCTGGACCGCGTGGCCGGGTGGGTCGGCGGAGGCATCGCGGCGGCGTTCTTCGCTTCCCTGGAGCGGTGCTCCTGCGTGAACGTCCGCACGGACGACGACCTCGACGACGAGCAGAGGGACTCCGTGGCGCCGCTGATGTTGGATGACGGCAACGGCGACCCTGTGGGtaggagggggaggggagggagcaGGAGAGGCGACAAGGACAGGAGGAGTGGTGGTGCTGGTTGCTATGGTGATTTCAATGTGTGATCgaacgatcgatcgatcgtagTAATATTTTCTAGCTCAACCTTTGTTCAAGTCCTTGATGTTACTTTCGAAAAAAAGTTCTTGATGTTACTTCCATCTATAGTTTTGACCATATGAGCTCCTATTAAGTTCAGTTAATGGTGTACGAATGTTTAATTGCATCAACAATCTTACAAGTTTAGTGGCTGTGAATTGAACTCCTTATTTGCGTGTCGGCCAGCTAAATTGATGTTAGTACTGGTACTTCTATAATTACGTGCTAACGTTCTACTgccaaaaaagaagatgattTAGCTAGGAGTACTCAGACTTCCTGTTTCATACCCTGTTGTTTTACTATGTCAATTTATCCCTTCCATTTTTGTCGGAAATGTACGTACTCATTCCTGAGTGGCTAAGTTTTAGTTAGAAATTTGGAACGGGCATCTCTCAATTCTCCGACAGATCGTTGCGGATAGTACACTGCCGCGCACTGACGCTTTACAATAAATTAGTGATAGtgctctaattttttttccatacaCAAAAGCCAACGTTGATATTACTCATTCTTTCTCAAGATATAAGGTGTACACCCTCTTTTCCAAACTCAAAATGGTACTAATGTCTTTTTTTCACTTCCTCCACCACGTCTCTAATTTCCTCCAACCCACTGCGCTTAAGTACCAGGCTGCATCACACACATCTCCACGCTCCAGCTGTCAATAATCATATCCATTCAAAGTTTCAAACAGTAATATTTTCACATGTTATCCACCATGTCCATTCAAACGTCCTATCCATTTCTCATCCGTTTGACCAAAAAGAGGAACCCCGCTCATCCAAATCCAAGTTAGGCGAATCGCTCGAAGGTTTTTTGTGCTACTTACTAGAATCTGTCTGCGGCAAGTATACTTTGGACTACATGGGCATGTGAACATTTGTTATGTTATCACTGGATAGTGGAACTTGGTCATATGATCGTACGGAAAAAATTGTACCTTTTTGTCCTTTTTGCAATGCTCTACTTGTACTCAAAACGAATGTTTTCTGCCGTGATATCTAAACAAAACGATACATATGACGAGCAACGGTGATAGAAATTTATACTGCAATGTTCAAACAAAGTGCTCCATGTAGATGAATTGTTATTGTTATGCACGACGGTTTGATAGGCAAGATGATCATGATCTAACTGGGGCACGTTTAGGGCACCATGGAGGCCCTGTGAGGCCCCTTCCTAAATTTCTGAAATCCAGTGAAATTTTagtgaaaacaaaataaacaataaTAAAACTTGAAATTTTCATTCCAGTTTCACTCATATTTCACGACTGAAATAAAACATTGATAAATAAAAATCCTAGTGTCACCTGAACGAAACATAAGTAAAACTTAATTTTTGTTCCGATTTCACTTCACTACTTCAGGGAAGGGACTGCCATTTTTTTCTGGGTCTAGAGACACAATGTGGTGAATGTCCGCCCGAT
This is a stretch of genomic DNA from Brachypodium distachyon strain Bd21 chromosome 1, Brachypodium_distachyon_v3.0, whole genome shotgun sequence. It encodes these proteins:
- the LOC104582728 gene encoding uncharacterized protein LOC104582728 — encoded protein: MATLTSSAATSSPRPSSAPFCGGRSGSGWPRTQRRPSSSSSSGQGGGCGRPLDRVAGWVGGGIAAAFFASLERCSCVNVRTDDDLDDEQRDSVAPLMLDDGNGDPVGRRGRGGSRRGDKDRRSGGAGCYGDFNV